The Rhodococcus sp. X156 genome window below encodes:
- a CDS encoding energy-coupling factor transporter transmembrane protein EcfT translates to MSSPTLLRQVPGNTVVHRLWAGTKLVCVVLIGLTLTFVPSWPALGATAVLLAVLIAVARVPRAVLPHVPWWFWLALGLGALLNVPAGGTPEVTLGPVTVGLGALLIYVRVTVLAFVLLGISLMVGLTTPMGDIAPAFARLTRPLKWLRLPVEEWAVTVGLCLRAVPLFAEEWSVLRAAQRLRPVPEGRRRRSLDQLMTEGLDMLSAAMAVSLRRAAELGDAVTARGGTGQLTAQKARLGLLDVAALVVVVVFCAAVLVLG, encoded by the coding sequence ATGAGCTCACCCACGCTGCTGCGGCAGGTGCCCGGCAACACCGTGGTCCACCGGCTGTGGGCGGGCACCAAGCTGGTGTGCGTCGTCCTGATCGGCCTCACCCTCACCTTCGTGCCGTCCTGGCCGGCGCTCGGGGCCACCGCCGTGCTGCTGGCCGTGCTCATCGCGGTCGCCCGAGTTCCGCGCGCCGTGCTGCCGCACGTGCCGTGGTGGTTCTGGCTGGCACTGGGGCTGGGCGCGCTGCTGAACGTGCCCGCCGGCGGAACCCCGGAGGTGACGCTCGGGCCGGTCACCGTCGGTCTCGGCGCCCTGCTGATCTACGTGCGCGTCACCGTGCTGGCCTTCGTCCTGCTGGGGATCTCCCTGATGGTCGGGCTCACCACGCCCATGGGCGACATCGCCCCGGCGTTCGCCCGGCTGACCCGCCCGCTGAAGTGGTTGCGGCTGCCGGTGGAGGAGTGGGCGGTGACCGTGGGGCTGTGCCTGCGGGCGGTGCCGCTGTTCGCCGAGGAGTGGTCGGTGCTGCGGGCAGCCCAGCGGCTGCGCCCGGTGCCCGAGGGACGGCGCAGGCGGTCGCTGGACCAGCTGATGACGGAGGGGCTGGACATGCTCAGCGCGGCCATGGCGGTCTCGCTGCGCCGCGCCGCCGAGCTGGGCGATGCGGTGACCGCCCGCGGCGGCACCGGCCAGCTCACCGCGCAGAAGGCCCGTCTGGGGCTGCTCGACGTGGCAGCGCTGGTGGTCGTGGTCGTGTTCTGCGCCGCGGTGCTGGTGCTGGGCTAG
- a CDS encoding VIT family protein: MNWLRAGVLGANDGIVSTAGLVVGVAGAATSRGPLVAAGVAGLVSGAVSMALGEYVSVSSQRDTERSLLDRERQELAEMPQAELEELAGFYRAKGISDETAHRVAKELTARDPLGAHAEVELGIDPDELANPWHAAGASGLSFTLGAILPLLAIVLPPATWRVPVTVVVVLVALAITGWISARLGGAPAVPAMVRLVVGGGAAMGITFAVGDLIGDTGLV, translated from the coding sequence CTGAACTGGCTGCGGGCCGGCGTGCTGGGGGCCAACGACGGCATCGTCTCCACCGCGGGACTGGTGGTGGGTGTGGCCGGGGCGGCGACCAGCCGCGGCCCCCTCGTCGCCGCCGGTGTGGCCGGCCTGGTCTCCGGCGCGGTGTCCATGGCGCTGGGGGAGTACGTATCGGTGAGCAGCCAGCGCGACACCGAGCGCTCCCTGCTGGACCGGGAGCGCCAGGAGCTGGCGGAGATGCCGCAGGCCGAGCTGGAGGAGCTGGCCGGGTTCTACCGGGCCAAGGGCATCAGCGACGAGACCGCCCACCGGGTGGCCAAGGAGCTCACCGCGCGCGACCCGCTGGGCGCGCACGCGGAGGTGGAGCTGGGCATCGACCCCGACGAGCTGGCCAACCCCTGGCACGCCGCGGGGGCGTCGGGCCTGTCGTTCACCCTCGGCGCGATCCTGCCCCTGCTGGCCATCGTGCTGCCACCGGCGACCTGGCGCGTGCCGGTCACCGTGGTGGTGGTGCTGGTGGCCCTGGCGATCACCGGCTGGATCAGCGCCCGGCTGGGCGGCGCCCCTGCCGTGCCGGCGATGGTCCGCCTGGTGGTCGGTGGCGGAGCCGCCATGGGCATCACCTTCGCCGTTGGTGACCTGATCGGAGACACTGGGCTCGTGTGA